The genomic segment CCAACCAAAACTGGACCTATTTTCTCTTCAATCCCTGGTAAATAAAAAATGGagtgtttccatttttttttcacacaataaaGAAAATTACAGAGTTTAGGCAGTTTTCCCCGCAGACACTTAACATAGATTTCAAAGCAACTATTCATAGTGAATTCTGTGCAAaaccaagtgaaaaaaaaaaaaaaaaaacaccatccaAAAGGAGCGCTAatggattttattattatgtatttcaaTAATCTGGAATGTATCCCACATTATTTTAAGATCCTAATAGATTATAtgaaaatccacaaaaaaaaaaaaagacaaaagattttCCAGTGTATCCAGTGATTCTGTTTATTTCATCACAATGAGACTTCAAATTCCAAATTTCATTAGCATTCCTTCTATTTGACTAGGgaaataactacaaataaataatggcCAAATCTCTATTTAACTTCTAAATACTGATCAGGAATAGAAAAAGTTTTGGAGTGCTTTTTCTGTTCACCTATTGAATAGTCCACATGGATGCATATATGTCTAGTATTCTCCTCGGAGGGATACAAACTGATCTCCCCCTCAACTTTAGTGTCCTGCATCACATCCACAGCATCATCCAGATACAGCACAGCCTGTTTCCAGTGTGTCTCTGGTTTGAAGGGAGATGTGGAGAGCACCAGGGCCTTCTCCTCAGAGGGGAAAGTCACCGTGAACCACACACAAAAGGCGTGGATGGAGGACGAGCCGAAGCACTGGCAGCTGAACACGCCCCTCACATCTCTGACCTGCTCCAACGTGACCGTGTTCAAATCCAGCTCGGCAAACTTACACGGGTGGGAAAGCACATCCTCTACCGTCACCGGATTCACAGTGATGTCTTTGTTCATGATGCACTTCCTGGCAAAGTCGGTCATGCAGGACATGTCCACGCCGTACTGTGCTTTGACGGTGCTCCAGAAATTCAATCTACCCTCCACCACCAGATCGTTTATGGGAGCGATGTAAAGATCCGCGCGGGACGGTAATATGAGGCCACCGGGTTTGAGCCACTTATCCCGGGCGAAGATCACTGAGTTCAGCATGGATTCGTGGAGGAGCGCGTAGCCCATCCATTCACTGACGATCACATCTACCTGTTCGGCCAGTTCGATTGTCTCTAGTGTGGCTTTAATGACTTCGATTGTGTCCTCCATCTGATTCAGTTTTACGATCCTCACAGCCTGATCGGCGATCGAGCTCGCTTCGACTGCATAAACCTTCCTGGCCCCTGCTTGCGCACAGAATAAGCTCAAGACGCCGGTACCGGCTCCCACATCAAGCACCACTTTCCCCTCTATTGacttactgtttttaaaaatgcCCATTCTGTACGTATTAGTGCGCACAGTGTCTGCAATCATCTCTTCGTGAATAGTGACATCGGAGTAGCTGTCAAAGTACATGTAATCCTCTGTACTCCtatctaattttcttttcttgGTACCGTGCTGTGACATTTTCCACAAGTTTGCCATGCGTCTTTAATTTTCCCAAAGTAGCTTCCGTATCCGAAACGCAATACAGAAAGGcatcatgggagatgtagtttttAAACACGGCTGCTTGATTCGGAAAGAACGATAGTCTGTTATGAAATGAACTACACTTCCCAGTGGCAAGGAATTCTTACAGGAACTagatatgattttatttatttatttaaaaaaaaaaaaaacacgttattGATACATTTTTGTTAGTTTACTTAGCTATAGTCGTTTTTGCTTTCAGTAATTTAGCTAAATGTGACAACATCCCCTTAAGAACATGTGGAGACAACTCCCATGGAATGATAATTCATAAACTAAACAATTAATTATATTCTAAAAAGGCTATTTCTCTTGGGTGCTGGGTTAGtctgtattataattattgttatctataaacaatattttgaaatCAGGTGAATAAAGTGACAAGCTACATATTATAATCAATTCTGTTCTAGACCTATATGCAAAACAAATGTACCACTTATATTTGTTTGGTTATTAAAGTTAATGCTGCATGCTGGCCCACACAAATAAGTGGATTAAGCCTgataaattctctctctctctctctctctctctctctcatacagtTTCTAGCATTGCTGTCTGCCTGTTTGGCAGTAGTTCCAGGACAGTTAAAACTGACTGTGCCCAGCTGTAGCTGTACTAACATAACATCATGGCTCCGTCTGAGCCAAGCTGCATTTTCCACCATGACGGATAGCATGATCTGCTTTTAACCTTAATAAAATAGCACTGCCTCATCCTCAGCCGTCACTCTCCCCACACATGCTAAAGGCTACACACTGACAGCTAGCTATTCCTCCTGAATACAgtgtgttttatgatttcttcTGCTATATCTATGGTGTTAAATGTTCACGGTTGGGTTATAAGATCTGGCCTTTTTTCAGCAGTGTCCTTTAGTTGAACTCACAGATTAAGAAGTCAGAGGAAATGGGAGCACATAGGTTATCATCATATGACATCTATTCACATTTCTGTTAatggaaaaattaaatattatacagGGTTAATTCAGTATACATGTAAATGGGAATTACAGCACTGCATTCATGaagctaaagaaagaaagaaaaaaagttccaCAAAATTCTAATTTCCTAAGATTTTATTTATGAACAATCCATCCATGTGCtacatacaaatacaataataataataataataataataataataataaacaaaacatatattttctgGATGTTGTAATAAAGAAGAAAAGAGACAGAATCTACTTCTGTTTCATCATGACTTTGCAGTCAACATGACATCAAAACACCTATTTACTTTCTGAATACATATTAATGGATTAGAACAACTAATCTGTTCACTGCCACACAGACTATTTACCAATCTTAACTGTTAGTCAAATAGCTTACGTATTGTTTTAGTAAACTAGCATTTAGTCTGGCTCCATTCTGGTACTTAAAGCTCAATTTCACCATCATAACAAGTATTGCCCTTACTGAATATCTATTACAGTACATCTGCAAAGGATATGTGAAACATTTAtgcttttttattgcatttgcattgtattttttctctctctctgaccaGCAACCAACTTTTGGGTGATAACCCACCAGATGTGGACAAATGTATTATAATGTGGGGTTTTGCTAAATTTCTTTCCCCTATTTGTCTCTCCCAAATTTCCATTGGGTACTTTTGAGTCCTTGCTATGATAACACAAATTTAAAGAAAATCCTATGAACATTTTTACACATTCTGAAatgattgcaaaataaaataataacaacaacaaaaaaactgtgtgtttgcACAGACACTGGCATCTGATCTCGCTTTAATTAAAATTGCACATCAGTGTTTGCCCATCTAAAGCACAGACTCTGAGCTGATTGGAAGGGGATGGACTGGCAACGAAGGAAGAGGCTTTGCTCAGTGGTCCTGAAACATGTCTGGAAAGCCTGAGATAATTTCAGAGTGGAGAGATGGTGGTTTCTGCAAAAGGAAGAGACTGGTTGTTCAAACATGAGTGTTACAGCAGGAAACCAAATCACTTTGGACAATGAAGGATGTCCTGAAAACATTTGATAACAGAGCTCAAGCAGATTTTTCCTGGGTGGCTCATGTTGTTTCCAATCCGCCTGCTGAATCTTGTTTGGTTGGATCAGTTAAGGGTGAGGACATGTGATAAGTCTGCTGAAAGGATGAAACTCGAAGGGGAAGTCACAATCACGGCGGCGTACTGGTGGTTTGATTCAGTTATAGTAGTGCCACCCTGGCGGTGTGAATCTGATTCCTATCTGAAGCAGCAAGCACATCTGAGGAAGCAATCTGTCCAGCAGTCAGTCAAAAATTTTCTTTCAgttcaataaaacaataacattacccTCAGTCTgcttttttttgattgtttttgaaaAGATAAAGTGCTATTGTCTATATGGTACAAATACAGTAGTTTTAACAACACTCTTTGCTCATTGATAAAACATGcattatacagtacatttttgcaaaactccaAACATGTACCTATACATCTAATTaactgcagtttccagctgaaataatTCGGTGtggcagtaaaaaaacaaaaatctgatcccctttcacacaaattattattacagggccatattattaataaataaagacttttgtTTGGTTCCTTGCACAATACAATGCTATGACTTCAAGACATTTTTACATGACTtttagacattttatatatatatggtgggGATCggaagtttgggcaccccttgcagaatctgtgaaaatatgagtaattttcaaaaaataagagaggtcatactaaatgcatgttattttttatttagtactgtcctgagtaagatattgtgcataaaagatattaacatttagtccacaagaaggttcttagtactgtgtgtggtcacaTGATTATCCttggctgtctttctgttttgtgatggttgtgca from the Carassius auratus strain Wakin chromosome 49, ASM336829v1, whole genome shotgun sequence genome contains:
- the LOC113066130 gene encoding protein arginine N-methyltransferase 6, encoding MANLWKMSQHGTKKRKLDRSTEDYMYFDSYSDVTIHEEMIADTVRTNTYRMGIFKNSKSIEGKVVLDVGAGTGVLSLFCAQAGARKVYAVEASSIADQAVRIVKLNQMEDTIEVIKATLETIELAEQVDVIVSEWMGYALLHESMLNSVIFARDKWLKPGGLILPSRADLYIAPINDLVVEGRLNFWSTVKAQYGVDMSCMTDFARKCIMNKDITVNPVTVEDVLSHPCKFAELDLNTVTLEQVRDVRGVFSCQCFGSSSIHAFCVWFTVTFPSEEKALVLSTSPFKPETHWKQAVLYLDDAVDVMQDTKVEGEISLYPSEENTRHICIHVDYSIGEQKKHSKTFSIPDQYLEVK